In Rhodococcus sp. 4CII, the DNA window GCCTACTGCGACGCGTACGGGCTGTCCCCGCAACAGAAGCAGGCAGTGCTCGATCGCGACTGGATCGGCATGTCGGATCTCGGTGCATCCATTTTCTACATCTTCAAGCTGGCGATGATGGACAAGAAGTCGATGCAGTACCTCGGCGGCGTCTTCACCGGGATGACCGCTGACGAGTTCGCGGCGGAACTGAGTGCAGGAGGACGGAGCTTTGGCTGA includes these proteins:
- a CDS encoding protocatechuate 3,4-dioxygenase (extradiol catechol dioxygenase that catalyzes the oxidative cleavage of substituted catechols; part of the bacterial aromatic compound degradation pathway), whose product is MSKAQDNYILDLTQNRRGYALNRMCGSFKDAENRDRFTADEAAYCDAYGLSPQQKQAVLDRDWIGMSDLGASIFYIFKLAMMDKKSMQYLGGVFTGMTADEFAAELSAGGRSFG